In the Loxodonta africana isolate mLoxAfr1 chromosome 1, mLoxAfr1.hap2, whole genome shotgun sequence genome, one interval contains:
- the LOC135232983 gene encoding olfactory receptor 2W1-like, whose product MVQNNYTSVHGFILLGFSDHPKLEMVLSGVVTIFYLITLVGNTAIILASLLDSHLHTPMYFFLRNLSFLDLCFTTSIVPQMLVNSWGPDKTISYVGCVIQLCVNMCMGSTECLFLAVMSYDRFIAICKPLLYLVIMNPHLCLKMIITVWGISLASSVVLCKLTLNLPRCGNNLLDHFLCELPAMVKIACIDTTTVEMSVFALGIVFVLTPLLLILISYGFIANAVLRMKPKAGQRKAINTCGSHLTMVSIFYGTVIYMYLQPGNSASKDQGKFFTLFYTIVIPSLNPLIYTLRNKDMKDALKKLVRAAYESSKMKRKWKS is encoded by the coding sequence ATGGTTCAAAACAATTATACTTCTGTACATGGTTTTATTCTGCTTGGCTTCTCTGATCATCCCAAACTGGAGATGGTCCTGTCAGGAGTTGTCACCATCTTCTACTTAATTACATTGGTGGGTAACACAGCCATCATTCTTGCATCTCTCCTGGATTCCCATCTGCACACACCAATGTATTTTTTCCTTAGGAATTTATCTTTCCTAGATCTGTGTTTTACCACCAGCATCGTACCTCAGATGTTGGTTAACTCTTGGGGTCCTGATAAGACCATCAGCTATGTGGGTTGTGTCATTCAACTCTGTGTTAATATGTGTATGGGCTCCACTGAGTGCCTTTTCCTGGCTGTTATGTCCTATGATCGTTTTATAGCTATTTGTAAACCCTTGCTTTATTTGGTAATCATGAACCCACATCTTTGTCTCAAGATGATCATCACGGTTTGGGGTATTAGTTTGGCCTCTTCTGTGGTATTATGTAAACTCACACTGAATTTACCTAGGTGTGGAAACAATCTTCTGGATCATTTCTTGTGTGAGTTGCCAGCTATGGTCAAAATAGCTTGTATAGACACCACAACTGTTGAAATGTCTGTGTTTGCTTTAGGCATTGTCTTTGTCCTTACACCCCTTCTCCTTATTCTTATATCCTATGGTTTCATTGCCAATGCTGTGCTGAGAATGAAGCCAAAAGCAGGccaaagaaaagcaattaatACCTGTGGATCTCATCTCACTATGGTGTCCATCTTCTATGGAACTGTCATCTACATGTACCTACAGCCAGGTAACAGTGCCTCCAAAGACCAGGGCAAGTTCTTCACCCTCTTTTACACCATTGTCATTCCAAGTCTCAACCCCCTCATCTACACCTTGAGGAATAAGGACATGAAGGATGCACTAAAGAAGTTGGTGAGAGCTGCCTAtgaatcttcaaaaatgaagaggaaatggaaatcaTAG